One Brassica napus cultivar Da-Ae chromosome A1, Da-Ae, whole genome shotgun sequence genomic region harbors:
- the LOC106355280 gene encoding UDP-glycosyltransferase 71B2-like, with amino-acid sequence MKLELVLIPSTGDGHLRPLVEVAKLLLDNDDHLSITVIIIPSMHGFQTTSYSSYIASLSTTSNDRLRFSFISSADRPNSPDAEPNFISYMESYKPVVKATVAKLTDSAQPPSSRLAGFVMDIFCTTMIDVANDFGVPTYLFYPSNATFFGLQIHVQYLCDVEKCDIISELKDSDTELEVPCLTRSLPAKCFPSVLLNKEWLPVFLRQARRFRETKGFLVNTFAELEPQAMSFLSSGDNNLPTVYAVGPVLSVENNGLDLADDKQTEILRWLDDQPDRSVVFLCFGSMGGFSEDQAKEIAIALERNGCLR; translated from the coding sequence ATGAAACTGGAGCTAGTCCTCATACCATCAACTGGTGACGGCCACCTCCGGCCACTAGTGGAGGTTGCTAAGCTCCTCCTTGACAACGATGATCATCTCTCCATCACCGTCATCATCATCCCTTCCATGCACGGATTCCAAACCACAAGCTATTCCTCCTACATCGCTTCTCTCTCCACAACTTCCAATGACCGCCTTCGCTTCAGCTTCATATCATCTGCCGATAGACCAAACTCTCCTGACGCCGAGCCTAATTTCATCTCCTACATGGAGAGTTATAAACCGGTGGTGAAAGCTACGGTGGCTAAACTCACTGACTCTGCTCAACCTCCCTCTAGCCGGCTTGCTGGCTTCGTGATGGACATTTTCTGCACGACGATGATTGACGTTGCGAACGACTTTGGCGTTCCGACATACTTGTTCTATCCTTCCAACGCCACGTTTTTTGGATTACAGATACATGTGCAGTATCTTTGCGACGTTGAGAAGTGCGACATCATCAGCGAGTTGAAAGATTCAGACACTGAGTTGGAAGTACCTTGTCTGACTCGCTCTTTACCAGCCAAGTGCTTCCCATCCGTGTTGTTAAACAAGGAGTGGTTACCTGTTTTTCTAAGGCAAGCCAGAAGATTCCGCGAAACTAAAGGTTTCTTGGTGAACACGTTTGCTGAACTTGAGCCACAAGCTATGAGTTTCCTCTCCAGCGGAGATAATAATCTTCCCACGGTTTACGCGGTTGGGCCGGTTTTAAGTGTCGAAAACAACGGTTTAGACTTGGCCGACGATAAACAAACGGAGATCCTACGGTGGCTCGATGACCAGCCGGATAGATCAGTTGTGTTCCTCTGCTTCGGGAGCATGGGAGGTTTCAGTGAGGATCAAGCCAAAGAGATTGCCATAGCGCTTGAACGAAATGGCTGTTTAAGGTGA
- the LOC111214681 gene encoding vascular-related unknown protein 1-like — MMDTFSCNTYEQNHSPFDHQDDVVDIDDHDHHHAGDHEEESGWTTYLDDFSNQYRTHCEDSDHQDKSSCSLLGVSPSLISDAATDAFSGRNFPVNFPAKLKFGKARTKKISEDDSLEDTASSPVNSPKVSQVEHIQTLPRKTEDYVSSSFVMRTTRGMVDNQIQIQEGYEQSMTMTRNLGEGNINNNNNNMDLRSRGLCVVPISMLANFNGRF, encoded by the exons ATGATGGATACATTCTCTTGTAATACTTATGAACAAAATCACTCCCCTTTCGATCATCAGGATGATGTTGTTGATATTGATGATCATGATCATCATCATGCTGGTGATCATGAAGAAGAGAGTGGATGGACAACTTATCTCGACGATTTCTCAAATCAATACAGAACTCATTGTGAAGACAGCGATCATCAAGACAAGAGTTCTTGTTCGCTTCTTGGCGTCTCTCCTTCTCTGATCTCCGACGCCGCCACTGACGCCTTTTCCGGCCGGAACTTTCCAGTTAATTTTCCGGCCAAGTTGAAGTTTGGGAAAGCAAGAACCAAAAAGATTTCTGAGGATGACTCTCTAGAGGACACGGCTAGCTCTCCGGTTAATAGCCCTAAG GTCAGTCAGGTTGAACATATTCAGACGCTTCCTAGAAAAACTGAGGACTATGTCTCTTCTAGTTTCGTTATG AGAACTACGAGAGGCATGGTGGATAATCAGATCCAAATCCAAGAAGGGTATGAACAAAGTATGACGATGACGAGGAATCTTGGAGAAGGAAAcatcaacaacaataacaacaatatGGACTTGAGGAGTAGAGGATTATGTGTCGTTCCTATTTCCATGTTGGCTAACTTTAATGGTCGCTTCTGA
- the LOC111198233 gene encoding septum-promoting GTP-binding protein 1, with the protein MAQSCLRIVRINNLRNRVNRRILILRRFTRLLWSRIVAFSSKRSGRYSLLSRATTPSPPVSRPQPPPIPVIRRTSVHEHDNSHRRSDSDLVSLKISLLGDPQIGKTCFLAKYVGEEKEVEMRELEKGISCTDKMLSMGGARISYSIWELEGAERSRDQIPMACKDSVAILFMFDLTSRCTLNSVIGWYQQARKYNQTAIPVMVGTKFDEFIQLPIDLQWTIASQARTYAKALNATLFFSSASYNINVNKIFKFVTAKLFDLPWTVERNLTIGEPLIDF; encoded by the exons ATGGCTCAGTCCTGTCTTAGAATCGTTCGAATCAACAATCTCAGGAACAGAGTGAACCGTCGGATATTGATTCTCCGTCGATTCACGCGACTTCTCTGGAGCAGAATAGTCGCTTTCTCTTCCAAAAGATCAGGGAGATATTCATTGCTGTCACGCGCCACCACTCCGTCTCCGCCTGTCTCTCGTCCTCAGCCTCCTCCCATCCCCGTCATACGCCGTACATCGGTGCACGAACACGATAACAGCCACCGGAGATCAGATTCGGATCTGGTTTCTCTTAAGATCAGCCTCTTAGGAGATCCCCAGATCGGAAAAACTTGCTTCCTG GCCAAATATGTTGGGGAAGAGAAAGAAGTTGAGATGAGAGAGTTGGAGAAAGGGATCAGTTGTACGGACAAGATGTTATCCATGGGAGGTGCTCGCATTTCCTACAGCATCTGGGAACTAGAAG GAGCTGAGAGATCACGGGATCAAATCCCCATGGCTTGCAAGGACTCTGTAGCCATTCTCTTCATGTTCGATCTCACCAGTCGTTGCACTCTTAACAG TGTTATTGGCTGGTATCAACAAGCTAGAAAGTATAATCAG ACGGCAATCCCAGTAATGGTAGGAACCAAGTTTGATGAGTTTATTCAGCTTCCTATTGATCTTCAATGGACTATTGCTAGCCAGGCGAGAACCTATGCGAAGGCGCTAAACGCGACGCTCTTCTTCTCGAGTGCTTCATACAACATAAACGTAAATAAGATTTTCAAGTTTGTCACGGCCAAGCTCTTCGACTTGCCATGGACGGTTGAGAGGAATCTCACCATCGGAGAACCACTCATCGACTTCTAG
- the LOC106358310 gene encoding protein DETOXIFICATION 40, which produces MAASQNDGVYQPLLHPQSDGTVPLSPSTESSNGELERVLSDVETPLFHRLRKATMIESKLLFKLAAPAVIVYMINYLMSMSTQIFSGHLGNLELAAASLGNTGIQIFAYGLMLGMGSAVETLCGQAFGGRKYEMLGIYLQRSTVLLTLTGVLLTLIYVFSKPILLFLGESPEIASAASIFVYGLIPQIFAYAVNFPIQKFLQSQSIVAPSAYISTATLFVHLLLSWLAIYKLGMGLLGASLVLSLSWWIIVVAQFVYIVTSDRCRETWRGFSVQAFSGLPSFFKLSAASAVMLCLETWYFQILVLLAGLLENPELALDSLSICMTISGWVFMISVGFNAAISVRVSNELGAGNPKSASFSVIIVNIYSLITCVILAIVILAFRDVLSYAFTEGEEVSAAVSDLCPLLALTLVLNGIQPVLSGVAVGCGWQTFVAKVNVGCYYIIGIPLGALFGFYFKFDAKGIWTGMICGTLIQTVILAWITFRTDWTKEVEESAKRLDKWSNKKPEVVPE; this is translated from the exons ATGGCCGCATCTCAAAACGATGGCGTATACCAACCGCTTCTCCACCCTCAGTCTGATGGAACGGTGCCGCTTTCTCCTTCGACGGAGTCTAGCAACGGCGAGCTAGAGAGAGTGCTTTCCGACGTGGAAACTCCGTTGTTTCACCGCCTTCGTAAGGCCACAATGATtgaatccaagcttctcttCAAACTTGCTGCGCCTGCTGTCATCGTGTACATGATAAACTACCTCATGTCCATGTCCACTCAAATATTCTCCGGCCATCTCGGAAACCTAGAACTCGCTGCCGCTTCACTTGGAAACACCGGGATACAAATCTTCGCATACGGTCTCATG TTAGGAATGGGGAGTGCGGTGGAGACGTTATGTGGTCAAGCGTTTGGAGGTAGAAAATACGAGATGCTTGGCATATATCTCCAGAGATCCACCGTGTTGCTCACTCTCACCGGCGTTCTCCTAACGTTAATCTACGTCTTCTCCAAACCGATTTTGCTTTTCCTCGGAGAGTCGCCGGAGATAGCTTCCGCCGCGTCTATCTTCGTATACGGCCTTATCCCTCAAATCTTTGCCTACGCCGTTAACTTCCCTATCCAAAAGTTTCTACAGTCGCAAAGCATCGTTGCTCCGAGTGCTTACATCTCAACGGCCACGCTCTTCGTTCACCTTCTCTTAAGCTGGCTCGCTATATACAAGCTTGGCATGGGGCTTCTTGGAGCGTCGCTGGTGCTCAGCCTCTCGTGGTGGATTATTGTGGTGGCTCAGTTTGTTTACATCGTGACGAGTGATCGGTGTCGTGAGACGTGGAGAGGGTTTAGTGTGCAGGCGTTCTCGGGGCTACCGAGTTTTTTCAAACTCTCCGCCGCCTCCGCCGTGATGCTATGCCTTGAGACTTGGTATTTTCAGATTCTCGTTCTTCTCGCCGGACTTCTCGAGAATCCGGAGCTAGCTCTTGATTCTCTCTCCATTTG CATGACGATTTCAGGATGGGTGTTTATGATATCTGTTGGATTCAACGCAGCGATAAG TGTAAGAGTGAGCAATGAATTGGGAGCTGGAAACCCTAAATCAGCATCGTTTTCTGTTATCATCGTCAACATATATTCGTTAATCACATGTGTGATCTTAGCCATTGTGATCTTGGCGTTCCGTGACGTCTTGAGCTATGCTTTCACCGAAGGTGAAGAAGTTTCAGCTGCAGTTTCTGATCTCTGCCCGCTTCTTGCTTTAACGCTTGTCCTCAATGGAATCCAACCCGTCCTTTCTG GTGTGGCGGTTGGATGCGGTTGGCAAACGTTTGTGGCCAAAGTTAACGTTGGATGTTACTACATTATCGGAATTCCTCTTGGGGCTCTCTTTGGATTTTACTTCAAGTTCGATGCCAAG GGTATATGGACGGGAATGATATGTGGAACTCTTATACAGACGGTTATTTTAGCATGGATCACGTTTCGAACAGACTGGACAAAAGAG GTGGAAGAATCTGCTAAAAGGTTGGACAAATGGAGCAACAAAAAACCGGAAGTGGTTCCCGAATGA